In uncultured Ilyobacter sp., a genomic segment contains:
- a CDS encoding MATE family efflux transporter, producing MDLTKGDIGQAVKKVAIPSSVGFLFNTLFNVVDSMYTGYIGPEALAGLAMSFPVFFILISLGSGIGTGVTAILSNFIGEQSCEKARTTGRDALTLGVIFAVFITFVGIGVDGPLFKYMGGAKASVFYGEKYTTWIFIGSVFFVMNMVFNGILSSQGDTKSYRNFLIIGFFANIILDPFFIFVLKMSTDGVAIATVMVQIVGNFYLYKKVKISQLFEGYEYKLCKPHMENYKNILSQGIPASLNMMTIALGIFVINYFVIKNGGDMAVAAYGISMRIEQMALLPAIGLNIAALSIAGQSYGAGETERVMHVYKKTLKYGVIIMTTAMFVILPLSGYLLMIFTRNSEIIRYGMGYFRVEVLVFNSYIFLNISVSVLQGLKRPKFAIVIGIYRQFLMPILLFPVFTKITGDVTGIWWGIFTINWSASLVAVLYVNKVYKKILISKDKKPRITKM from the coding sequence ATGGATCTCACAAAGGGAGATATAGGACAGGCAGTAAAAAAAGTAGCAATTCCTTCTAGTGTGGGATTTCTTTTCAACACCCTTTTTAATGTGGTGGACAGCATGTACACAGGCTATATAGGTCCAGAGGCTTTGGCTGGGCTGGCCATGTCCTTTCCTGTGTTTTTTATTCTTATATCTCTAGGTTCTGGTATAGGAACAGGTGTGACGGCTATACTTTCAAATTTTATAGGGGAGCAAAGCTGTGAAAAGGCAAGGACTACTGGTCGGGATGCACTAACTTTGGGGGTTATTTTTGCTGTTTTTATAACTTTTGTGGGTATAGGGGTAGACGGACCTCTTTTCAAGTATATGGGAGGTGCAAAAGCCTCTGTTTTTTACGGGGAAAAATATACCACCTGGATATTTATAGGATCTGTATTTTTTGTTATGAACATGGTTTTTAACGGGATACTATCTTCCCAGGGAGATACAAAATCCTATAGAAATTTTTTAATAATCGGATTTTTTGCAAACATAATTCTAGACCCATTTTTCATATTTGTACTTAAAATGTCCACAGACGGCGTGGCGATAGCAACAGTTATGGTACAGATCGTGGGAAACTTTTACCTCTATAAAAAAGTGAAAATATCCCAGCTTTTTGAAGGTTATGAATACAAGCTTTGCAAACCTCATATGGAAAATTATAAAAACATACTGTCCCAGGGAATACCGGCAAGTCTCAATATGATGACAATAGCCCTGGGGATTTTTGTGATCAATTATTTTGTAATAAAAAATGGGGGAGATATGGCTGTGGCTGCCTACGGGATATCTATGAGGATAGAGCAGATGGCACTTTTACCTGCGATAGGTCTTAACATAGCAGCCCTAAGTATAGCCGGTCAAAGCTATGGTGCAGGAGAGACAGAAAGGGTCATGCATGTTTATAAAAAGACTCTTAAATATGGTGTTATTATTATGACCACTGCAATGTTTGTAATACTTCCCCTGTCTGGATATTTGCTCATGATTTTCACAAGAAACAGCGAGATAATAAGATACGGCATGGGATACTTCAGAGTGGAGGTCCTTGTGTTTAATTCTTATATTTTTTTGAATATATCAGTTTCGGTGCTTCAGGGTCTGAAAAGGCCCAAATTCGCTATTGTTATCGGTATATACCGGCAGTTTCTCATGCCTATTTTGCTCTTTCCTGTCTTTACAAAGATTACAGGGGATGTCACAGGAATATGGTGGGGAATATTTACAATAAATTGGAGTGCTTCACTTGTGGCGGTTTTATATGTAAATAAAGTATATAAAAAGATATTGATTTCAAAGGATAAGAAACCCCGTATTACAAAGATGTAA
- a CDS encoding TatD family hydrolase, translated as MKLIDSHCHLDNEKFQEDRDEIIEKIGKDLEFAVNIGYDLKSSEESIKLAEKHDFIYAVAGIHPTDIGGYNQEMENAVEKLARHPKVLAVGEIGLDYHWMTEPKEKQQEVFRRLIEVARRVDKPIVVHTRDAMHDTLEILKKYPDVTGILHCYPGSYESALEVMDNYYFGVGGVVTFKNAKKLLEAIKKIPLEKLLVETDSPYLTPEPYRGKRNEPSYVEYVARKIAEIKNVDYEEVVRVTNQNTKLAYKMIKG; from the coding sequence ATGAAACTTATAGATTCCCATTGTCATCTTGATAATGAAAAATTTCAAGAAGACAGAGATGAAATCATAGAAAAAATAGGAAAAGATCTAGAGTTTGCTGTAAACATAGGTTATGATCTGAAGAGTTCTGAAGAGAGTATAAAACTGGCAGAAAAACATGATTTTATATATGCAGTAGCAGGAATCCATCCGACAGATATAGGCGGTTATAATCAGGAGATGGAAAATGCAGTGGAAAAGCTAGCAAGACATCCTAAGGTCCTTGCAGTAGGTGAGATAGGTCTAGACTACCACTGGATGACAGAGCCTAAGGAGAAGCAGCAGGAGGTCTTTAGGAGGCTTATAGAGGTTGCTAGAAGAGTAGATAAACCCATAGTGGTGCATACAAGGGATGCTATGCATGACACCCTTGAGATATTAAAAAAGTACCCTGATGTAACGGGAATACTTCACTGTTATCCAGGATCCTATGAGAGTGCACTCGAGGTAATGGACAACTATTATTTCGGAGTAGGAGGGGTTGTAACCTTTAAAAATGCAAAAAAACTGTTAGAGGCAATAAAAAAAATTCCTTTGGAAAAACTACTGGTGGAGACTGACTCACCTTATCTGACCCCTGAACCTTATAGAGGAAAGAGAAATGAACCATCTTATGTGGAATATGTGGCACGAAAAATAGCCGAAATAAAAAACGTGGACTATGAAGAGGTAGTAAGAGTAACAAATCAAAATACTAAACTAGCTTATAAAATGATAAAGGGGTAA
- a CDS encoding methyltransferase domain-containing protein, which produces MGLLVCPICKEELLKEEKSYRCKNNHNYDMAKQGYVNLLLSSKKKSKNPGDDREMVESRKRFLEAGFYEKISEKVNELVAESAGSEKDLKILDIGCGEGYYTNRLKNCLEEENKKVETIGIDISKEAVLAASKSYKKISWFVASGGELPIRNDALDFLLCMFSRIVPEEYSRVIKDKGYLVIASTGENHLLEMKQVLYKEVKTDFYRPEKDLVDFFQLEKTVNVKYTETIKGNENIKSLFDMTPYKWRSPKEGVDRLYLLDELKVTIDVNLDLFRKKV; this is translated from the coding sequence ATGGGATTATTGGTGTGCCCTATATGCAAAGAGGAACTTCTGAAAGAAGAAAAAAGCTATAGATGTAAAAATAATCATAATTATGATATGGCAAAGCAGGGCTATGTGAACCTGCTTTTATCTAGCAAAAAAAAATCTAAAAATCCCGGTGACGACAGGGAGATGGTAGAGAGTAGAAAACGCTTTCTAGAAGCTGGATTTTATGAAAAAATATCTGAAAAAGTAAATGAACTAGTGGCAGAATCTGCAGGTTCAGAAAAAGATCTAAAGATACTAGATATCGGATGTGGAGAGGGTTATTATACCAACCGTCTAAAAAACTGTCTTGAAGAAGAAAATAAGAAAGTAGAGACAATAGGGATAGATATATCCAAAGAGGCTGTTTTGGCTGCCAGTAAAAGTTATAAAAAGATATCCTGGTTTGTAGCAAGTGGAGGAGAGCTTCCCATAAGGAATGATGCTCTTGATTTTTTGCTGTGTATGTTTTCTAGAATAGTGCCTGAGGAATACAGCCGGGTAATAAAAGACAAGGGATATCTTGTAATAGCCTCTACTGGTGAAAATCACCTATTAGAGATGAAGCAGGTCCTTTATAAGGAAGTAAAGACTGACTTTTACAGGCCTGAAAAGGATCTTGTTGATTTTTTTCAACTGGAAAAAACAGTGAATGTCAAATATACAGAAACTATAAAGGGAAATGAAAATATAAAGAGTTTATTTGATATGACCCCCTATAAGTGGAGGAGTCCTAAAGAGGGAGTGGATAGACTTTATCTCCTCGATGAACTGAAGGTCACTATAGATGTAAACTTAGATTTATTTAGGAAAAAAGTTTAA
- the acpS gene encoding holo-ACP synthase has protein sequence MEITGIGNDIVEIDRIKKAIVKNSRFKDRVYTSKEIDYLEKKSDPYPGYAGRFAAKEAVSKAMGTGVRGFNLCDIEVVNDSLGKPEVKFYGALEEKYKEFRVMLTISHSREYATAMAILFKCF, from the coding sequence ATGGAAATAACTGGTATCGGTAACGATATAGTGGAAATAGACAGGATAAAAAAAGCCATAGTAAAAAATTCAAGATTCAAAGATCGAGTTTATACCTCTAAGGAGATAGATTACCTTGAAAAAAAATCCGATCCGTATCCAGGTTATGCAGGAAGGTTTGCTGCAAAAGAAGCTGTATCTAAGGCTATGGGGACAGGGGTCAGGGGATTTAATCTTTGTGATATAGAGGTAGTAAATGACAGTCTAGGGAAACCAGAAGTAAAATTTTATGGAGCACTAGAAGAAAAATATAAAGAGTTCAGAGTTATGCTCACCATATCTCATTCTAGAGAGTATGCGACGGCAATGGCGATTTTATTTAAATGTTTTTAA
- a CDS encoding NAD(P)H-dependent oxidoreductase subunit E, producing MITQEFYQNLGNFIDEMEDKRDEIQVLNFVMKEIGYIPLEVQEFIADKTGLFLVTIQNAIDFFPKYKTSIDNTVEIKVCTGLGCTGKGGLLILEELERKLGIEAGETTKDGKYKLTTQRCFGKCAKGPNLSIGGVLYNNVAIENLEKLLKIDAK from the coding sequence ATGATTACGCAAGAGTTTTACCAAAATCTCGGGAATTTTATAGATGAAATGGAAGATAAAAGAGATGAGATACAGGTTCTGAACTTTGTAATGAAAGAGATAGGTTATATTCCTTTGGAAGTACAGGAGTTTATAGCTGATAAAACGGGACTTTTTTTAGTGACTATTCAAAATGCAATTGATTTTTTCCCAAAATATAAAACAAGTATAGATAATACTGTGGAAATAAAGGTCTGCACCGGTCTTGGATGTACTGGAAAAGGAGGTCTTTTGATCCTAGAAGAGTTAGAGAGGAAACTAGGTATAGAGGCTGGTGAGACTACCAAGGACGGCAAGTACAAGCTAACTACCCAGAGATGCTTTGGAAAATGTGCCAAGGGGCCAAACCTAAGTATAGGGGGAGTACTGTATAATAATGTGGCTATAGAAAATCTTGAAAAACTTTTAAAAATAGATGCTAAATAG
- the prfB gene encoding peptide chain release factor 2 (programmed frameshift), producing MDILELKREHSQHIEKIEEIRGSLDLEGKENKVKELEKETLKEGFWNDKRESEKLIKEMNALKEIIGEYRSIEKLSDEVSVLLEFVEMGEEEFLEELETKHKGLDKVIGAFDVKLLLDGEYDANNAIVTIHSGAGGTEACDWADMLYRMYSRWCNNKGYKITELDFMPGEMVGIKSITFLIEGTRAYGYMKNEKGIHRLVRISPFDANKKRHTSFASVDVMPEVDETMDIDINTGDLKIDTYRASGAGGQHVNTTDSAVRITHLPSGVVVTCQRERSQLQNRETAMKLLRSKLLELEMKKREEELKKIQGEQSDIGWGSQIRSYVFQPYTLVKDHRTLVESGNIKAVMDGDIDDFINGHLRWMKR from the exons ATGGATATTTTGGAGTTAAAAAGAGAGCATTCTCAGCATATTGAGAAAATAGAAGAAATTAGGGGGTCTCTT GACCTTGAAGGGAAAGAAAACAAGGTTAAAGAGTTAGAAAAAGAGACTCTCAAAGAGGGATTCTGGAATGATAAAAGAGAAAGTGAAAAGCTCATAAAGGAGATGAACGCCCTTAAAGAAATTATAGGGGAATATCGTTCTATAGAAAAACTATCTGATGAAGTTTCTGTTCTCCTTGAATTTGTAGAAATGGGCGAAGAGGAGTTTTTAGAAGAGCTAGAAACAAAGCATAAAGGACTGGATAAAGTTATAGGGGCCTTTGATGTAAAGCTGCTTTTAGACGGTGAGTATGATGCAAATAATGCCATAGTTACTATTCACTCTGGTGCCGGTGGGACAGAGGCCTGCGACTGGGCGGATATGCTCTATAGAATGTACTCTAGATGGTGCAACAATAAAGGATATAAGATAACTGAGTTAGACTTTATGCCGGGAGAAATGGTGGGAATAAAATCTATAACTTTTCTCATAGAAGGAACAAGGGCTTATGGATACATGAAAAATGAGAAGGGGATACATAGATTGGTAAGGATATCACCTTTTGATGCCAATAAAAAGAGACACACCTCCTTTGCTTCTGTAGATGTAATGCCAGAAGTAGATGAAACCATGGATATAGATATAAACACCGGAGACCTAAAAATAGATACTTACCGAGCCAGTGGAGCTGGTGGACAGCACGTAAATACTACGGATTCTGCAGTCAGGATAACCCATCTTCCCAGTGGCGTTGTGGTGACCTGTCAGAGGGAAAGATCCCAGCTTCAAAACAGAGAAACAGCCATGAAATTACTGAGGTCAAAACTTCTCGAGCTAGAAATGAAAAAAAGAGAAGAGGAGCTTAAAAAAATCCAAGGGGAACAAAGTGATATAGGATGGGGAAGTCAGATAAGATCCTATGTATTCCAGCCTTATACCCTAGTCAAGGATCACAGAACCCTGGTGGAGTCTGGAAATATTAAAGCTGTAATGGACGGGGATATAGATGACTTTATCAACGGACATCTTAGATGGATGAAAAGATAG
- the gltX gene encoding glutamate--tRNA ligase gives MERRVRTRIAPSPTGDPHVGTAYIGLFNLAFAKKNGGDFILRIEDTDQGRSTRESEEMIFETLKWLDINYSEGPDEGGDFGPYRQSERFHLYGDYARQLVEKGEAYYCFCTRDRLDKLRERQKAMGKAPGYDGHCRSLSEDEIKAKLEAGEEYVIRLKMPYEGTTVIKDRLRGDVVFENDKIDDQILLKGDGFPTYHLANVVDDYLMEITHVIRAEEWIASTPKHIQLYKAFGWETPEFIHMPLLRNSDRTKISKRKNPVSLNWYKEQGYLKEGLINFLGLMGYSFVDKREIFTIDEFIENFDINQVSLGGPVFDLVKLGWVNNQHMRMKDLDELTELAIPFFKEQNYIGEEVSEKEYNAVKRIVEILREGTHFLKELAEGAAIYYHDDYELPVVNEDMNKKERKSIERMHNAINDETGKASIKNFIGKIENSKEDLTEEEAKALLNETLEEIGEGPGKVLMPLRVVITGQARGAELYQVISIIGRDRTLDRINNMVKKYNLF, from the coding sequence ATGGAAAGAAGAGTCAGAACAAGAATAGCCCCTTCTCCTACAGGAGACCCTCATGTTGGAACAGCGTATATAGGACTATTTAACCTAGCCTTCGCTAAAAAAAATGGTGGAGATTTCATACTTAGAATAGAGGATACAGATCAGGGAAGATCTACAAGAGAATCTGAAGAGATGATATTTGAAACATTGAAATGGCTGGATATAAATTACAGCGAAGGCCCTGATGAAGGTGGAGACTTTGGTCCTTACAGACAGTCAGAGAGATTTCATCTTTATGGAGACTATGCAAGACAGCTAGTTGAAAAAGGAGAGGCTTATTATTGTTTCTGTACAAGAGATAGACTAGATAAACTGAGAGAAAGACAAAAGGCCATGGGAAAAGCCCCTGGGTATGACGGGCACTGCAGATCTTTATCAGAAGATGAGATCAAGGCAAAATTAGAGGCTGGAGAAGAGTATGTAATAAGACTTAAGATGCCTTATGAGGGAACTACTGTAATAAAGGACAGACTGAGAGGGGATGTAGTTTTTGAAAATGACAAAATCGATGACCAGATTCTCCTTAAGGGTGACGGTTTCCCTACTTATCACTTGGCAAATGTAGTAGACGATTATCTAATGGAGATCACTCATGTAATCAGAGCAGAAGAGTGGATAGCATCTACTCCAAAACATATACAACTTTATAAGGCCTTTGGTTGGGAAACTCCGGAATTCATCCACATGCCATTACTTAGAAACTCAGACAGAACCAAGATATCTAAAAGAAAAAATCCTGTATCTCTAAACTGGTATAAAGAACAAGGATATCTAAAAGAGGGATTGATAAACTTCTTAGGATTGATGGGATATTCTTTTGTAGACAAAAGAGAAATATTCACTATAGATGAATTCATAGAAAATTTTGATATAAACCAAGTATCTCTGGGCGGTCCGGTATTTGACCTTGTAAAGTTAGGTTGGGTAAATAACCAGCATATGAGAATGAAGGACTTAGACGAGCTTACTGAGCTTGCCATCCCTTTCTTTAAGGAGCAGAATTATATAGGGGAAGAGGTTTCAGAGAAGGAATACAATGCAGTAAAAAGAATAGTTGAAATCCTAAGAGAAGGAACACATTTCCTAAAGGAACTTGCTGAAGGTGCAGCTATCTACTATCATGATGACTATGAACTTCCTGTAGTCAATGAGGATATGAACAAAAAAGAGAGAAAATCAATAGAAAGAATGCATAATGCTATAAATGATGAGACTGGAAAGGCCTCTATAAAGAATTTCATAGGCAAGATAGAAAACAGTAAAGAGGATCTTACAGAGGAAGAAGCAAAGGCACTCTTGAACGAGACTCTAGAAGAGATAGGAGAGGGTCCTGGTAAGGTACTAATGCCTCTAAGAGTTGTAATCACTGGTCAGGCAAGAGGAGCAGAGTTGTACCAGGTGATATCTATCATCGGAAGAGACAGAACTCTAGACAGAATAAATAACATGGTAAAAAAATATAATTTATTTTAA